One window of Papaver somniferum cultivar HN1 chromosome 9, ASM357369v1, whole genome shotgun sequence genomic DNA carries:
- the LOC113308088 gene encoding probable aquaporin NIP7-1, giving the protein MKNSFHEEKEEELCSQPPFILASSRVFAAFLSEDHQSEVVVAAANGQEMGPNNNITITNQQNINSNHEDFPALTNGGDENQTQCHSWIQRRLQNLNPVRMVLAEMLGTFILMFSVCGIVATTQMTGGGEVGLLEYAVTAGLSIIVIIFSVGPISGAHVNPSITLAFALLGDFPWIRVPFYIVAQIVGSIFAAFVGKSVYGIQAHQVTTRPQLHGQKKAFWVEFFTTFIVMFLSASMSRKAHKVGQVSGLVIGVAISLAVLISGPISGGSLNPARSIGPAVVAWRFEHLWLYIVAPTAGAVVAALLFQLLKIRCTGVTHPLLPPKQCQKDSAVIDRQGI; this is encoded by the exons ATGAAGAATTCGTttcatgaagaaaaagaagaagaattatgtTCTCAACCACCATTTATTTTGGCTTCAAGCAGAGTTTTCGCTGCGTTTTTAAGTGAAGACCATCAATCTGAAGTAGTAGTTGCTGCTGCTAATGGTCAAGAAATGGGACCTAATAATAATATTACAATCACCAATCAACAGAACATCAATAGTAACCATGAAGATTTTCCAGCATTAACTAACGGAGGTGACGAGAATCAAACACAGTGTCATAGTTGGATCCAAAGAAGATTACAGAATCTCAACCCTGTTCGCATG GTTCTTGCAGAGATGTTGGGTACATTCATATTGATGTTCAGTGTGTGTGGAATAGTTGCAACAACACAGATGACAGGAGGTGGAGAAGTCGGTCTATTAGAGTATGCAGTTACAGCCGGTTTATCGATAATTGTTATCATTTTCTCTGTTGGACCTATCTCTGGTGCTCATGTTAACCCTTCCATTACCTTAGCTTTCGCATTGTTAGGTGACTTTCCATGGATCAGG GTTCCGTTCTACATAGTAGCACAAATCGTGGGTTCAATTTTTGCAGCATTTGTGGGCAAGTCTGTGTATGGAATACAAGCACATCAAGTCACCACAAGGCCACAACTCCATGGACAAAAGAAAGCATTTTGGGTTGAGTTCTTTACCACCTTCATCGTGATGTTTCTCTCAGCTTCAATGTCGCGCAAAGCTCACAAA GTTGGGCAAGTATCTGGACTGGTAATTGGTGTTGCTATTTCTTTGGCAGTCCTAATTTCAGG GCCTATATCGGGGGGATCGTTAAATCCAGCAAGATCAATTGGACCAGCAGTTGTTGCATGGAGATTTGAACATCTATGGTTATATATTGTTGCTCCAACTGCTGGTGCTGTAGTGGCTGCTCTTCTTTTCCAGCTTCTAAAAATTCGTTGTACCGGTGTTACTCACCCGTTATTGCCTCCAAAGCAATGCCAAAAGGACTCTGCAGTAATAGATCGTCAAGGGATCTAA